The Amycolatopsis coloradensis sequence GCTCGCACTCGGCGCCGGGCTGGCGGTCGCCGCGATCGCCGGGCTGCTGCTGAGCCGGATGCTGTCGCGGCCGCTGCGCCGGGCCGCGTCGGTGGCGAACGGGATGCGGGCCGGGCGCCGTGACCTGCGTGTTCCGGTGGAAGGGCCGTCCGAGGTCGCGGACGTGGCGAAATCGGTCAACGAACTGGCCGACGCCCTGCAGTACAGCGAGGCTCGGCAGCGCGAGTTCCTGCTTTCGGTGTCGCACGAACTGCGGACACCGCTGACCGCCGTCACCGGGTTCGCGGAGGCGATCGGTGACGGCGTGGCCGAAGGCGAGGACGCGCGGCGCGCCGGCAGGACCATCCATCGCGAGGCGGAACGGCTGGAACGACTGGTCAGCGACCTGCTGGAACTGGCACGGCTCGGCGCGGACGAGTTCCGCCTCGACCCGGCGCGCCTCGATCTCGCGGCGCTGCTCGACGAATGCGCGGACGTCTGGCGGCTGCGGTGCGCGCGGCAGGACGTCACGCTGCTGGTCGAGCGGCCGCCCGGCGAGGTCCCGGTCGTCGCCGATCCGCGGCGGCTCCGCCAGGTCGTCGACGGGCTGGCCGAGAACGCCCTGCGCGTGACCCCGGCGGGCGCGCCGATCATGTTCTCCCTGGTGGCGGCCGACGGGCAGGCCCGGCTGGCGGTGCGGGACGGCGGGCCCGGTCTGGCGCCGGAGGACTACCCGGTCGCGTTCGAGCGCGGAGTGCTGAACCAGCGCTACCGCGACCGCCGCCCGGTCGGTTCGGGTATCGGGCTCGCGCTGGCGCACGGGCTGGTCACCCGCATGGGCGGGACGCTGACGGCGGGCCCGGNTATCGGGCTCGCGCTGGCGCACGGGCTGGTCACCCGCATGGGCGGGACGCTGACGGCGGGCCCGGCGCCCGAAGGCGGCGCCGCGTTCACCGTGGCTCTGCGGTTAGGGTGAGCACGTGGAGATGTTGCACCTGCGGTATTTCGTGGCCGTCGCCGAGGAACTGAACTTCTCCCAGGCGGCCCGAAGACTGCATATGGCCGCCTCCCCGCTGAGCCAGCGCATCAAGGATCTCGAACACGAACTGGGTCACCAGCTGTTCGACCGCAGCACGCATCACGTCACGCTCACCGCGGCGGGCTCCGCGCTGCTGCCGATCGCGCGGGACGTCCTCGAACAGATCAACGCGATCCCTTGGCGGTTGAAGGAAGCGGTGAAACCCCAGCGCAGCACCGTGTTCATCG is a genomic window containing:
- a CDS encoding HAMP domain-containing sensor histidine kinase → MNRTSLALRITVVCLAVAAVAVVVAGLVAARLIRTTGSDVLRQSLSAQADVVASQLDETGIGNRLRVGKAAEVVRGQGIEVVVRRPNGTIDGDGTVAAIAATKTGFTRSGTVVVEGRQYLVEVRTVGARGAAFALVQSTEIGEARGRTLVRNTVLALGAGLAVAAIAGLLLSRMLSRPLRRAASVANGMRAGRRDLRVPVEGPSEVADVAKSVNELADALQYSEARQREFLLSVSHELRTPLTAVTGFAEAIGDGVAEGEDARRAGRTIHREAERLERLVSDLLELARLGADEFRLDPARLDLAALLDECADVWRLRCARQDVTLLVERPPGEVPVVADPRRLRQVVDGLAENALRVTPAGAPIMFSLVAADGQARLAVRDGGPGLAPEDYPVAFERGVLNQRYRDRRPVGSGIGLALAHGLVTRMGGTLTAGPXIGLALAHGLVTRMGGTLTAGPAPEGGAAFTVALRLG